In Paenibacillus sp. FSL M7-0420, a single genomic region encodes these proteins:
- a CDS encoding pyrroline-5-carboxylate reductase dimerization domain-containing protein: protein MNKIGFIGLGNMGSMLVDRFLNTHCLQPEQILVSTRSVSTLELPVERCADNRSLAKQCKYIFICVKPREVREVLAEIKAEILPDTHLISIAACVTLDNICQVIPCKATKVIPSITSEVNEGYSLVCHNLYVSPEEAKYVELLFSSISQVKLIAETGFESGADLTSCAPGLFAAMLENFILAGTRCGDFSREETESMVIRTFYATLKLLIEKELTLSELMSKVATKGGITEEGINSINKYLPGAFDEVFRVTLQKHEMVKEILSREYLTAEVSDG, encoded by the coding sequence ATGAACAAAATCGGGTTTATTGGGCTTGGAAATATGGGGAGTATGCTGGTCGATCGGTTTCTCAACACCCACTGCCTGCAGCCTGAACAAATCTTAGTATCAACAAGATCGGTGTCCACGCTTGAGCTACCCGTGGAACGCTGCGCGGATAATCGGTCATTGGCGAAGCAGTGCAAGTATATTTTTATATGTGTGAAACCTCGCGAAGTGAGGGAGGTACTTGCCGAAATCAAAGCGGAAATATTGCCGGATACGCATCTGATCTCCATTGCTGCTTGCGTAACTCTGGATAATATCTGCCAGGTGATCCCTTGTAAAGCGACCAAAGTGATTCCAAGTATAACATCTGAGGTGAACGAAGGCTATTCGTTGGTGTGTCATAATCTATATGTCAGTCCGGAAGAGGCAAAGTATGTAGAATTACTTTTTTCTTCAATCAGCCAGGTTAAACTTATCGCCGAAACGGGCTTTGAATCGGGTGCCGATTTGACAAGCTGCGCTCCCGGACTGTTCGCTGCTATGCTTGAGAACTTTATTTTGGCGGGAACCAGATGCGGTGACTTTTCGCGGGAAGAGACCGAGTCAATGGTGATCCGGACGTTTTATGCCACCTTGAAATTACTGATCGAAAAGGAATTGACTCTTTCCGAGTTAATGTCCAAGGTTGCCACAAAAGGAGGAATCACGGAAGAGGGGATTAATAGTATCAACAAATATCTTCCAGGAGCCTTTGATGAAGTATTTCGGGTAACCCTGCAGAAACATGAAATGGTTAAAGAAATCTTAAGTAGAGAATATTTGACTGCAGAAGTCAGCGATGGCTAG
- a CDS encoding BtrH N-terminal domain-containing protein — protein sequence MLEALLDIKPLWYENSDCFESIIASVADWKGYNYEMIFTQSWGFGIDEENPDYPGLLGWRIHSGKGRIAPVLREFHRIEFVMQRAVNFGELMNIILNELNKGLPIAIEVDIYNCPWQNDYQKIHNSHFVLVVGMDNATCSLICVDTMPPKNNVSLPVDFLQDKLVMCGIFNYLPAESSPLDARPVLREVTAKVLGHKGYYNNFGDEFGPKNNFETMRLFAMFVRENMNLRDEVYGYDQSNLNMAPIIWRLKNIGWNRKLFTKSLEYMSRITPQLDFSGSIEQLNHAALLWDWVSNLLWKSALSGNLSNNNVKIADKIMQAADLEEEIAYMFTEMC from the coding sequence ATGTTGGAGGCCTTACTCGATATCAAGCCATTATGGTACGAAAATAGCGACTGTTTTGAGAGTATAATTGCATCTGTCGCTGACTGGAAAGGTTATAACTATGAAATGATTTTTACGCAATCCTGGGGCTTTGGCATTGACGAGGAGAATCCTGACTATCCCGGACTACTAGGCTGGAGAATTCATTCAGGTAAGGGACGAATTGCCCCTGTTCTCCGGGAATTTCATCGTATTGAATTCGTGATGCAGCGCGCGGTCAATTTCGGAGAACTGATGAATATAATTCTTAATGAGTTGAACAAAGGGCTTCCCATAGCGATTGAAGTAGATATTTATAATTGCCCTTGGCAAAACGACTATCAAAAGATCCATAACAGCCATTTTGTTCTGGTTGTCGGAATGGATAACGCAACCTGCAGTCTGATATGTGTAGATACAATGCCTCCTAAGAACAATGTTTCACTTCCCGTAGACTTTTTACAAGACAAGCTTGTCATGTGCGGTATCTTTAATTATTTGCCCGCTGAGAGTTCACCTTTGGATGCGCGACCAGTCTTGCGGGAGGTTACCGCTAAAGTCTTGGGACATAAAGGGTATTACAACAATTTTGGGGACGAATTCGGTCCGAAGAATAATTTTGAAACCATGCGGTTATTCGCAATGTTTGTCCGGGAGAATATGAACTTGCGCGATGAAGTGTACGGATATGACCAGTCAAACTTGAATATGGCTCCTATCATCTGGCGGCTGAAAAACATCGGTTGGAACCGCAAATTGTTTACCAAATCTCTGGAATATATGAGCCGGATTACTCCGCAGCTTGATTTTTCCGGATCTATTGAACAATTGAATCACGCGGCCCTATTATGGGATTGGGTCAGCAATTTATTATGGAAATCAGCTTTATCAGGTAACTTATCCAATAATAATGTGAAAATCGCGGACAAGATTATGCAAGCCGCCGATCTCGAAGAAGAGATCGCCTACATGTTCACCGAAATGTGCTAA
- a CDS encoding non-ribosomal peptide synthetase has product MNSYMDVRKAHNGMTSTIHSLFEEQVLRTPESIALRFGDDEISYRNLNEEVNCLANHLREMSISHGHVVGVLLNRSMKMIVSILAILKSGAAYLPIDPQYPLERIQYMLEDSQARLLITETLFAGLKLDIECMFIDEKPFVHTIMENPADINQPDDLAYIIYTSGSTGKPKGVLIEHRAVVNFFQGMREVIDFQPGKKILAVTTVSFDVFVLETLLPLTCGLNVVIAGEAEQNNPRLLSHFIFNNGIEMIQLTPTRAQLLVKDEKNVFCLRTLSEIMIGGESFSQMLLNKLKQLTQAKIYNMYGATEATIWATVSDVTQQKMIDIGIPIMNTQVYVLDEELNAVSDNEIGELCIAGKGLARGYNNLPELTEGKFAINPFAAGERMYRTGDLARRLPNGKLECIGRNDHQFKLNGFQIELEEIEYHMLNHEAIKQVVVVGKESKGSHKYLCAYYISESQLNSAEIHDYLIDKLPLAMIPSYFICLDQIPETLYGKVDRKRLPEPETAITQPDEDLQLDNDSIEYKVITILNQNIEIPVNISRIDIHEELKEYGVNSIVFIKFIVDLEAEFGFEFDDMNLSIEMHPTLNSIISYIKSCTFMIHL; this is encoded by the coding sequence ATGAACAGTTATATGGATGTGCGCAAAGCGCATAATGGGATGACTTCAACCATACATTCCCTGTTTGAGGAACAGGTATTGCGAACGCCAGAAAGCATCGCTCTTCGTTTCGGCGATGATGAGATTTCGTACAGAAATCTGAATGAAGAAGTCAATTGTCTTGCCAACCATTTAAGGGAAATGTCAATCAGCCACGGTCATGTCGTCGGAGTATTGTTGAACCGTTCTATGAAAATGATCGTAAGCATACTTGCGATTCTGAAATCCGGTGCCGCTTATTTGCCGATTGACCCTCAGTATCCACTGGAACGGATTCAATACATGCTTGAAGACAGTCAAGCGAGGCTTCTGATTACCGAGACTTTGTTCGCTGGCTTAAAGCTGGATATTGAATGCATGTTCATCGATGAGAAGCCATTTGTCCACACTATTATGGAGAATCCCGCAGACATAAACCAACCGGATGATCTGGCTTACATTATCTACACTTCAGGTTCAACAGGCAAGCCAAAGGGTGTACTAATCGAACATAGAGCGGTGGTCAATTTTTTTCAGGGAATGAGAGAAGTTATTGATTTTCAACCTGGAAAGAAAATTCTCGCGGTGACGACGGTATCCTTTGATGTTTTTGTGCTGGAAACACTTTTGCCCTTGACTTGCGGTTTAAATGTTGTTATTGCCGGTGAGGCTGAGCAGAACAATCCTAGACTGCTAAGTCATTTCATCTTCAACAATGGCATAGAAATGATTCAGCTAACCCCAACTCGTGCCCAGTTGCTGGTGAAAGATGAGAAAAATGTGTTTTGCTTAAGAACACTGTCGGAAATAATGATCGGCGGAGAATCATTCTCCCAGATGTTGTTGAACAAGCTGAAGCAGCTAACACAAGCAAAAATATATAATATGTACGGAGCAACTGAAGCAACGATCTGGGCAACGGTCAGCGATGTAACGCAGCAAAAAATGATTGATATTGGCATACCCATCATGAACACCCAGGTATATGTACTGGATGAGGAACTGAACGCAGTCTCCGACAACGAAATTGGTGAGCTATGCATAGCGGGCAAAGGCTTAGCGAGGGGCTACAATAATCTTCCGGAGCTAACTGAGGGGAAATTCGCAATTAATCCGTTTGCAGCAGGTGAGCGGATGTACCGGACTGGGGATTTGGCTAGACGATTGCCTAACGGTAAGCTGGAATGCATCGGCCGGAACGACCATCAATTCAAGCTCAATGGTTTTCAGATAGAATTGGAAGAAATTGAGTACCACATGTTAAATCATGAAGCGATTAAGCAGGTTGTAGTTGTCGGTAAAGAAAGCAAGGGTTCCCATAAATACTTGTGCGCATATTACATCTCAGAATCGCAGCTGAATTCAGCTGAAATTCATGATTATTTGATAGATAAACTGCCTTTAGCGATGATTCCTTCATACTTTATCTGCTTGGACCAGATTCCTGAAACACTGTACGGCAAAGTGGATAGAAAAAGATTGCCAGAGCCTGAAACCGCCATTACGCAACCAGATGAGGATTTGCAGCTGGATAATGACAGCATTGAATATAAGGTGATTACAATTCTAAATCAAAACATCGAAATACCTGTTAACATAAGCCGCATCGATATCCACGAAGAACTGAAAGAGTACGGGGTGAATTCTATTGTATTTATAAAGTTTATCGTTGATCTAGAGGCTGAATTCGGCTTCGAATTCGATGATATGAATCTAAGTATTGAGATGCATCCAACGTTGAACAGTATAATCTCTTATATCAAAAGTTGTACATTTATGATTCATTTGTAA
- the uvrA gene encoding excinuclease ABC subunit UvrA — MIKHIEVKGARENNLKNISVDIPKDALTVVTGVSGSGKSSLVFDVIFSEGQRRYLESFGTYARRFTPLLKKPDVDFVFGLSPVLAIEQKKGIRNPRSTVGTMTDITDYLRLLFASLGVAACPHCGHEFYPKKINQIAEHILSLPHGTSVEIYAPVYKIYGEKYTYLFDTIRKKGYRTFRINGELFDSGQKHILDETKEYKIEVLIDKFIVKENIYKQLTVAIESALLIGERFVCLELSGEAVNDTIRETFFREFGCAEHRTLVGELLPYYFTPNDSESACITCRGLGIYKKAQPHLVVENWNKSINQGALTNTFFNIKHPYKYMLLYSLAQNYHFSLDTAFSALPKEAQNVIFYGTKDRKIMLIQPPGATRKSAEEGKTVMYQGLINELDKSYKDASRENREGDLDNSWSAMEYIFKKHMSDQICPDCAGTRLRKTRLGVKLNSRNIYELGEMPVDELYEFMIALPMPEDKIQIGESIVKEITTRLKLLIDIGVHYISLNRRGDSLSGGEAQRIRLSTQISSGLSGMLYVLDEPSIGLHSRDSYRVIDTMKKLRDSGNTVIVVEHDMDTICEADNIIEIGPGPGEHGGHIIAQGSVQEIMNDPESLTGDFMAGRKKIPVPAFRRMPTGFISITGAKEHNLKNIDVDIPLGVLVCVTGVSGSGKSSLVNGILYKKLHSLYRDQRIVPGEHESISGYEHINNVINIDQSPIGKNSRSNPATYVGFFDRIREMFANTEKAKSRGYEVAYFSSNNKDGRCDECAGNGILVTELQFMPDVETICPVCKGTGFSKDILEIEFKGQNIAQVLNMSVEEAAFFFQDHKYILHKLNVMNELGLGYVKLGQSSSTLSGGEAQRIKLATELGKIKKGAHNLYIMDEPTTGLHWIDIERLLICLNKLVEAGHTVLVIEHHMDVIKSADYIIDVGPEAGRNGGYIVATGTPEEVIHVPQSYTGKFLGKALNYNIF, encoded by the coding sequence ATGATCAAACATATCGAAGTGAAAGGCGCCAGGGAAAATAACCTTAAAAATATTAGTGTGGATATTCCCAAGGATGCTCTCACCGTCGTTACCGGCGTCAGTGGCTCCGGTAAATCATCGCTTGTGTTTGACGTCATATTCAGCGAAGGTCAGCGGAGGTATCTGGAATCGTTCGGGACCTATGCCCGGAGGTTTACTCCCCTCTTGAAGAAGCCTGATGTCGATTTTGTGTTCGGGCTGTCTCCGGTACTGGCGATCGAACAGAAGAAAGGGATCCGAAATCCCCGTTCTACGGTCGGCACCATGACGGATATAACGGATTATCTCCGGCTGCTGTTTGCATCTCTTGGTGTGGCGGCTTGTCCGCACTGCGGGCATGAATTCTATCCCAAAAAGATTAACCAGATTGCCGAGCATATTCTGTCCCTTCCTCATGGGACATCAGTGGAAATTTATGCGCCAGTATATAAAATCTATGGAGAAAAATATACATATTTGTTCGATACAATCAGAAAAAAGGGTTATCGTACATTCAGGATCAATGGAGAACTGTTCGATTCAGGGCAAAAGCATATCCTGGATGAGACTAAGGAATATAAGATCGAAGTTCTAATTGACAAGTTTATTGTGAAGGAGAATATATATAAACAACTAACGGTGGCTATCGAAAGCGCTCTGTTGATTGGGGAAAGATTTGTATGCTTGGAATTGTCGGGAGAAGCGGTAAACGATACTATACGAGAGACGTTTTTTCGGGAGTTCGGTTGCGCGGAGCATCGTACCCTTGTTGGAGAGCTATTGCCTTATTACTTTACACCCAACGACAGCGAAAGTGCATGTATAACTTGCCGTGGTCTTGGGATCTACAAGAAGGCGCAGCCTCATCTTGTCGTGGAAAACTGGAACAAGAGCATCAACCAGGGAGCATTGACCAATACTTTCTTTAACATTAAACACCCGTATAAGTACATGCTGCTGTACAGCCTTGCACAGAATTACCATTTCAGTCTGGATACTGCGTTCAGTGCATTGCCTAAGGAAGCGCAGAATGTGATTTTTTATGGAACCAAAGACCGTAAGATCATGCTGATTCAGCCACCGGGCGCCACCAGGAAGAGTGCAGAAGAGGGTAAGACCGTCATGTACCAAGGTTTAATAAATGAGCTGGATAAATCGTATAAGGATGCGAGCCGGGAGAACAGGGAAGGTGATCTTGATAATTCATGGAGCGCCATGGAATATATCTTCAAAAAGCATATGTCTGATCAGATTTGTCCCGATTGCGCTGGAACAAGATTACGCAAAACACGTTTAGGTGTCAAGCTCAATTCCAGAAATATCTATGAACTGGGTGAAATGCCTGTCGATGAGTTATATGAGTTCATGATTGCATTACCTATGCCGGAAGATAAGATTCAGATCGGCGAATCTATTGTCAAAGAGATCACGACTCGGCTCAAGTTACTGATTGACATCGGTGTGCATTACATCAGCCTTAACAGACGTGGAGATTCGCTCTCTGGAGGAGAAGCACAACGGATCAGGCTGTCCACGCAAATCAGCTCAGGCCTGTCCGGCATGTTATATGTACTTGATGAGCCCAGCATTGGACTGCATTCCAGGGATAGCTACAGAGTCATTGACACAATGAAGAAGCTTAGAGATTCGGGAAATACTGTCATCGTAGTTGAACATGATATGGACACCATATGCGAAGCCGACAATATTATTGAAATTGGGCCTGGCCCCGGCGAACATGGCGGGCACATTATAGCGCAAGGCAGCGTTCAGGAAATTATGAACGATCCGGAATCATTGACCGGGGATTTCATGGCAGGACGCAAAAAAATTCCTGTTCCCGCGTTCAGAAGAATGCCAACAGGCTTTATAAGCATTACAGGGGCCAAAGAACATAATCTCAAAAATATTGATGTGGACATCCCCTTGGGTGTGCTTGTCTGCGTGACCGGAGTTTCAGGTTCAGGAAAAAGCAGTCTCGTCAACGGCATTCTATATAAAAAGTTGCATTCACTGTACCGGGATCAACGGATTGTACCGGGAGAACACGAGTCTATCAGCGGTTACGAACATATCAACAACGTAATTAATATTGATCAATCGCCTATCGGAAAGAACTCCCGTTCTAATCCGGCAACTTACGTTGGGTTCTTCGACCGAATTCGTGAGATGTTTGCCAATACGGAAAAAGCGAAATCCAGAGGATATGAAGTCGCCTATTTCAGTTCCAACAACAAGGACGGCCGATGCGATGAATGTGCAGGCAATGGTATTCTCGTCACGGAATTGCAATTCATGCCCGATGTTGAAACAATATGTCCGGTATGTAAGGGAACCGGATTTAGCAAGGATATTCTGGAGATTGAATTCAAGGGGCAAAATATTGCGCAGGTGTTGAATATGTCCGTGGAGGAAGCAGCCTTCTTCTTTCAGGATCACAAATACATTTTGCACAAATTAAATGTTATGAACGAGTTGGGTCTCGGTTATGTCAAGCTGGGACAATCCTCCAGTACGCTTTCTGGAGGCGAAGCACAAAGAATCAAGCTGGCCACAGAACTCGGCAAAATAAAAAAAGGTGCTCACAACCTATATATTATGGACGAACCCACAACAGGACTGCACTGGATAGACATAGAACGGTTGTTGATTTGTCTAAATAAGCTCGTAGAGGCGGGGCACACCGTATTGGTCATAGAGCACCATATGGATGTGATTAAATCGGCAGATTATATTATTGATGTTGGGCCGGAAGCGGGCCGGAACGGTGGTTATATAGTGGCAACCGGTACTCCAGAGGAAGTGATACATGTACCGCAGTCATATACCGGGAAATTTCTGGGAAAAGCATTGAACTACAATATTTTTTGA
- a CDS encoding ParB N-terminal domain-containing protein has translation MTEQIALIDSCKLRLHEQYEIRRVDEVFQSLQNEKILKNPIIVVKMEFGLNYLILDGVHRFLSLTRLGYTQIPCQILEQKDFILQSWSHVVEYGDWVESLSDKVEKYNGAPESESEKIRIWVGNNHDHREIWATKFPPSSIHELVTEWNEITSLYINRYPLTRVEHPFVSMAGENKIIVQYPSLQFDEIIQLVREGCVLPPGVTRFIVHHKFENVNIRLSELDRSQFLEESSLQLK, from the coding sequence TTGACAGAACAAATCGCGCTAATCGACTCCTGTAAGCTTCGGCTACATGAACAATATGAAATCAGACGAGTTGATGAAGTATTCCAATCCCTGCAGAACGAGAAAATTTTAAAAAATCCCATAATTGTAGTAAAGATGGAGTTTGGATTAAATTATCTAATTCTTGACGGGGTTCACCGGTTCCTGTCCTTAACAAGGCTTGGATATACGCAAATTCCCTGTCAAATCCTTGAACAGAAGGACTTCATCCTGCAATCGTGGTCGCATGTTGTTGAATACGGTGATTGGGTGGAAAGTTTGAGTGATAAAGTGGAGAAATACAACGGCGCTCCGGAAAGTGAAAGTGAGAAAATTAGAATTTGGGTTGGAAATAATCATGACCATCGGGAAATATGGGCAACGAAATTTCCTCCCTCTTCTATTCATGAGCTGGTTACAGAGTGGAATGAAATAACTAGTCTTTATATTAACAGGTATCCGCTGACACGTGTGGAGCATCCTTTCGTGTCAATGGCCGGAGAGAACAAGATTATCGTGCAATATCCGTCATTGCAGTTCGATGAGATTATTCAGCTGGTTAGAGAAGGATGCGTTTTGCCACCGGGTGTAACCAGATTCATTGTCCATCATAAATTCGAGAACGTGAATATCAGGTTAAGTGAATTGGATAGATCACAGTTTTTGGAAGAAAGCAGTTTGCAGCTTAAATAA
- a CDS encoding 3-hydroxyacyl-CoA dehydrogenase family protein, whose translation MNIIGVIGAGVMGRGVAQTLASSGFQVILLDKSTDILQSAQEEVRNKLRMTAMFNRNKIPKEDMELTLARISYTTEYEQLEQAEFIIENVTENWDVKKEVYNKIDRVCSKESIFAVNTSCLPITRIAALTERPDRIIGIHFMNPVPMIAAVEAIKGFHTSPKTIETTRGLLDRMNKEMILVNDSPGFVANRLSHLLMNEAAFVVQDGVANPSDVDDIFKKCYGHKMGPLETADLIGLDTVVLSLKVLYEDYQDPKFRCCPLLKKMVDAGLLGRKSGKGFYDYET comes from the coding sequence TTGAATATTATTGGAGTTATCGGTGCAGGGGTCATGGGAAGGGGGGTTGCCCAAACATTGGCGTCCTCTGGCTTTCAGGTAATATTGCTCGATAAGAGTACCGATATTTTACAAAGTGCGCAAGAGGAAGTTCGCAATAAGCTGCGAATGACAGCAATGTTTAACCGGAATAAGATTCCAAAAGAGGATATGGAGCTGACGTTGGCTCGTATTTCATATACAACCGAGTATGAGCAATTAGAGCAAGCGGAGTTCATTATTGAAAATGTAACTGAAAACTGGGATGTCAAAAAGGAGGTTTACAACAAGATTGATAGGGTTTGTTCTAAAGAGAGCATTTTTGCTGTGAATACCTCATGCCTGCCAATCACACGGATTGCAGCTTTGACCGAAAGACCTGATCGTATAATCGGAATTCACTTCATGAATCCGGTGCCTATGATTGCCGCAGTAGAAGCCATCAAAGGCTTTCACACATCCCCAAAAACTATCGAGACCACCCGGGGACTTCTTGATCGTATGAATAAGGAAATGATTTTGGTCAATGATTCCCCGGGATTTGTTGCTAATCGTCTTTCACATCTCCTGATGAATGAAGCGGCGTTTGTAGTGCAGGATGGGGTTGCCAATCCATCTGATGTTGATGATATTTTCAAGAAATGTTATGGACATAAGATGGGCCCCTTGGAAACTGCAGATTTAATCGGATTGGACACTGTCGTTCTGTCATTGAAAGTTTTATACGAAGATTATCAGGATCCTAAATTTCGTTGCTGTCCGTTACTGAAGAAAATGGTGGACGCCGGATTGTTGGGAAGAAAGTCAGGGAAAGGTTTTTATGATTATGAGACTTAG
- a CDS encoding acyl carrier protein, which produces MENMIKEKTKAFLSKYFKKRELAEDEDIFSLGFVNSLFAMQLVMFIEKEFLVRLENEDLDLDNFRSIDLIAELVEKKLAAVS; this is translated from the coding sequence ATGGAAAATATGATTAAGGAAAAGACAAAAGCGTTTTTATCAAAATACTTCAAAAAGCGCGAACTGGCAGAGGATGAGGACATTTTTTCTCTGGGTTTTGTAAACTCACTGTTTGCCATGCAACTGGTCATGTTCATCGAAAAAGAATTTCTTGTAAGGCTTGAGAATGAAGATCTTGATCTGGATAATTTCCGGTCTATTGACTTGATAGCGGAATTGGTAGAAAAGAAATTGGCCGCTGTTTCATAG